From the genome of Variovorax sp. RA8, one region includes:
- a CDS encoding amino acid ABC transporter ATP-binding protein, with protein MIEIRQLSKWYGAFQVLAECSTNVRKGEVVVVCGPSGSGKSTLIKCVNALEPFQQGSITVDGVAVGDPKVDMNKLRSRVGMVFQHFELFPHLSIEENLSIAQRKVLKRSAEEARTTSMALLQRVGMGAHAHKFPSQLSGGQQQRVAIARALAMNPVAMLFDEPTSALDPEMVNEVLDVMVQLAREGMTMMCVTHEMGFARKVAHRVIFMDRGRIVEDCAKEEFFGNPAARSERARQFLSKILQH; from the coding sequence ATGATCGAGATCCGCCAATTGAGCAAGTGGTACGGCGCCTTCCAGGTGCTGGCCGAGTGCAGCACCAACGTTCGCAAGGGCGAAGTCGTCGTGGTCTGCGGGCCTTCCGGGTCGGGCAAGTCCACGCTCATCAAGTGCGTCAATGCGCTGGAGCCCTTCCAGCAGGGCAGCATCACGGTCGACGGCGTCGCGGTGGGTGACCCGAAGGTGGACATGAACAAGCTGCGCTCGCGCGTGGGCATGGTGTTCCAGCACTTCGAGCTGTTCCCGCACCTCTCGATCGAGGAGAACCTCTCGATCGCACAGCGCAAGGTCCTCAAGCGCTCCGCCGAGGAGGCACGCACCACCTCGATGGCCCTGCTCCAGCGCGTGGGCATGGGGGCCCATGCGCATAAATTCCCCAGCCAACTCTCGGGCGGCCAGCAGCAGCGCGTGGCGATCGCCCGCGCCCTCGCGATGAATCCGGTCGCCATGCTGTTCGACGAGCCCACCTCGGCGCTGGACCCGGAGATGGTGAACGAGGTGCTCGACGTGATGGTGCAGCTGGCGCGCGAGGGCATGACCATGATGTGCGTCACGCACGAGATGGGCTTTGCGCGCAAGGTCGCGCACCGCGTGATCTTCATGGACCGGGGCCGCATCGTCGAGGACTGCGCCAAGGAGGAGTTCTTCGGCAACCCGGCGGCGCGCTCGGAGCGGGCGCGGCAGTTCCTCTCGAAGATCCTTCAGCACTGA
- a CDS encoding M20/M25/M40 family metallo-hydrolase yields MTNHDPARESLRHFIDTHFDEQVRTLARLVQCPSDNPPGDCAPHAELTAGLLEAMGFEVERHPVPVEFAAEHGMRSATNLIVRERFGAGPVVALNAHGDVVPPGNGWSVDPYAGEVREGWMYGRGAAVSKSDFTTYAFALRALKQLAADGAALRGTVELHLTYDEETGGMTGPGWILSHGLSRPDYVLSAAFSHHVVVAHNGCLHLEVTLRGKSAHAARPDTGHDAIEAAATLLPALYRHRDALAERPSQTPGITHPTLVIGLIDGGINTNVVADRLSLRIDRRIVPEESPEAVEAELRGVIVEACRALPGITVEIRRILMARPFAPAPGAKDLAELMCREASAVMGKPVTTIGVPLYTDARLYSEAGIPTVMYGAGPETLLEANGHRADERVPLDELRKATVVVANTLLQLLTR; encoded by the coding sequence ATGACCAACCACGATCCCGCGCGCGAGAGCCTGCGCCACTTCATCGACACGCATTTCGACGAGCAGGTGCGCACGCTGGCCCGGCTGGTGCAGTGTCCTTCCGACAATCCGCCGGGCGACTGCGCGCCGCATGCCGAACTCACGGCCGGCCTGCTCGAAGCCATGGGCTTCGAAGTCGAACGTCATCCCGTTCCGGTCGAGTTCGCGGCCGAGCACGGCATGCGCAGCGCGACCAACCTGATCGTGCGCGAACGCTTCGGCGCCGGTCCCGTGGTGGCGCTCAACGCGCACGGCGACGTGGTGCCGCCCGGCAACGGCTGGAGCGTCGATCCCTATGCCGGCGAGGTGCGCGAGGGCTGGATGTACGGCCGCGGCGCGGCCGTCTCCAAGTCGGACTTCACGACCTATGCTTTCGCGCTGCGCGCGCTCAAGCAGCTCGCCGCCGATGGCGCGGCCCTGCGCGGCACGGTCGAGCTGCATCTCACCTACGACGAGGAGACGGGCGGCATGACCGGCCCGGGCTGGATTCTTTCTCACGGCCTGAGCCGGCCCGACTACGTGCTCTCGGCCGCCTTCTCGCACCATGTGGTGGTCGCCCACAACGGCTGCCTGCACCTCGAGGTGACGCTGCGCGGCAAGTCGGCCCATGCGGCGCGGCCCGACACCGGCCACGACGCGATCGAGGCCGCCGCGACGCTGCTGCCTGCGCTCTACCGGCATCGCGATGCGCTTGCCGAACGGCCCTCGCAGACGCCCGGCATCACCCACCCGACCCTGGTGATCGGCCTGATCGACGGCGGCATCAATACCAACGTGGTGGCCGACCGGCTCAGCCTGCGCATCGACCGGCGCATCGTGCCCGAGGAATCGCCTGAAGCGGTGGAGGCCGAGCTGCGCGGCGTGATCGTGGAAGCCTGCCGGGCGCTGCCCGGCATCACGGTCGAGATCCGCCGCATCCTGATGGCGCGTCCCTTTGCCCCCGCGCCCGGCGCGAAGGACCTGGCCGAGCTGATGTGCCGCGAGGCGAGCGCCGTGATGGGCAAGCCGGTGACGACGATCGGCGTACCGCTCTACACCGACGCGCGCCTCTACAGCGAAGCCGGGATTCCCACCGTGATGTACGGCGCCGGCCCCGAGACGCTGCTCGAAGCCAACGGCCATCGCGCCGACGAGCGCGTGCCGCTGGATGAGCTGCGCAAGGCGACAGTGGTGGTCGCCAACACCCTTCTGCAACTCTTGACCCGCTGA
- a CDS encoding FAD-dependent oxidoreductase, with the protein MTATGRPVRFWYDGQPTEGLEGETLAAALAASGIREMRHTRGGDRRGLYCGMGACFDCLVTVDGRASQRACLTKVAEGQQVRSAMPGGTVDDPLRPLAPEAGSGSGPARREVDLLVIGAGPAGLSAALAARRAGAGVLVLDERLQTGGQFYKPLAPSHHAAAPADRQFADGLALEREALGAGVDIEQDAQVWAAFSPNEVGALIGGQAHVIACRQLVIAPGAYERPAPFPGWTLPGVMTTGAGQTLARAYRVAPGQRVLIAGNGPLNLQLAAELLAGGAEVVAVLESAKRPSPGQWRPMWTAARTAPDLLRDGWRYLRQLRAHGVPVIWGAAVVAAEGPGHLQAVQAARLDALGSAVPGTAQRFEADTLCLGYGFIPSTELARMLGCEHRLADRHLGYPATVTRKDGATSLAGVFVAGDGADMGGSRVALARGALAGAAAARNLGLHAPEPVEALGRLRQAERFQQALWSLYAPPPVRLVEVPDDTLLCRCEEIRFGDVREQIRAGRDTLAALKRNTRLGMGRCQGRYCAVTAARLIGELTGSPPEVEQYFAPRPPAKPVPAGALGFEKPEWGGHKPAITPNLARPVAVESLPPLRTDVLVIGAGVLGSCLAYYLSAAGQEVTVVDRDDINLQASGANAGSLHVQLLSFDFGARAQAGGGPAAATLPLGPKSVKLWQQIEADCGEDLEIKITGGLMVADSDAGMRFLEAKAALERSHGIEAEVIDGATLRRLSPALSGELLGAELCPMEGKINPLRATYAVARRAQQQGARLLRGCDVQAIERLPGEGTGFEVRTSRGTIRAGRIVNASGAWSSAVGRMLGVTIPVQGAPLQMIVTEPAPPLVDHLIAHADRHLSLKQAASGGLLIGGGWTAAFHPDMRLNRAERNSIEGNLWVARRVLPPVSGLHMVRAWAGMNVNIDGAPIIGEVPGVPGFYNAVTSNGYTLAPITAKLVAELIAHGRTDFDISPFRIDRFL; encoded by the coding sequence ATGACTGCGACCGGACGGCCCGTTCGCTTCTGGTACGACGGCCAGCCCACGGAAGGGCTCGAGGGCGAGACCCTCGCCGCCGCGCTGGCCGCAAGCGGCATCCGCGAAATGCGCCACACCCGTGGCGGTGATCGCCGGGGCCTGTACTGCGGGATGGGCGCCTGCTTCGATTGCCTGGTGACGGTGGATGGGCGCGCCAGCCAGCGGGCCTGTCTCACCAAGGTGGCCGAGGGGCAGCAGGTGCGCTCTGCGATGCCGGGGGGCACGGTCGATGATCCGCTGCGGCCGCTGGCGCCGGAGGCCGGTTCCGGGTCCGGGCCGGCGCGGCGCGAGGTGGACTTGCTGGTGATCGGCGCCGGGCCGGCCGGCCTGTCGGCCGCACTCGCTGCCCGACGCGCCGGGGCCGGCGTGCTGGTGCTGGATGAACGCCTTCAGACGGGCGGTCAGTTCTACAAGCCGCTCGCGCCCTCGCACCACGCCGCCGCGCCCGCCGATCGCCAGTTTGCCGATGGCCTCGCGCTCGAGCGCGAGGCGCTGGGAGCCGGTGTCGACATCGAGCAGGACGCCCAGGTCTGGGCCGCCTTCTCGCCGAACGAGGTCGGCGCGCTCATCGGCGGGCAGGCGCATGTCATCGCGTGCCGGCAGCTCGTGATCGCCCCCGGCGCCTATGAGCGACCGGCCCCCTTCCCCGGCTGGACGCTTCCCGGTGTGATGACCACGGGTGCAGGCCAGACGCTGGCCCGTGCCTACCGCGTGGCGCCGGGACAGCGGGTGCTGATCGCCGGCAACGGGCCGCTGAACCTGCAACTGGCGGCCGAGTTGCTGGCCGGCGGTGCCGAGGTGGTGGCCGTGCTGGAGTCGGCCAAGCGGCCTTCGCCGGGGCAATGGCGCCCCATGTGGACTGCCGCGCGCACCGCCCCCGACCTGCTGCGCGATGGCTGGCGCTACCTGCGGCAGCTGCGCGCCCACGGCGTTCCGGTGATCTGGGGCGCAGCGGTCGTGGCTGCCGAAGGTCCGGGCCACCTGCAGGCCGTGCAGGCAGCGCGCCTCGATGCGCTGGGGAGCGCCGTGCCGGGAACCGCGCAGCGCTTCGAGGCCGACACGCTGTGCCTCGGCTACGGCTTCATTCCTTCCACGGAGCTGGCGCGCATGCTGGGCTGCGAGCACCGGCTCGCGGACCGGCACCTCGGCTACCCGGCCACCGTCACGCGCAAAGACGGCGCGACCAGCCTGGCCGGCGTGTTCGTCGCCGGCGACGGCGCCGACATGGGCGGCTCCCGCGTGGCCCTGGCGCGCGGAGCACTGGCCGGGGCCGCGGCAGCGCGCAACCTGGGCCTGCATGCGCCCGAGCCCGTCGAGGCGCTCGGCCGGCTTCGGCAGGCCGAACGATTCCAGCAGGCCCTGTGGTCGCTCTACGCGCCACCGCCGGTGCGGCTGGTGGAGGTGCCCGACGACACCCTGCTGTGCCGCTGCGAGGAGATCCGCTTCGGCGACGTGCGCGAGCAGATCCGCGCCGGGCGCGACACGCTGGCCGCTCTCAAGCGCAACACGCGCCTCGGCATGGGACGCTGCCAAGGGCGCTATTGCGCGGTGACCGCCGCGCGGCTGATCGGCGAGTTGACGGGCAGCCCCCCAGAGGTCGAGCAGTACTTCGCGCCGCGGCCGCCCGCCAAGCCGGTGCCGGCGGGCGCGCTGGGCTTCGAGAAACCCGAATGGGGCGGCCACAAGCCGGCGATCACGCCCAACCTCGCGCGCCCGGTGGCCGTCGAGTCCTTACCGCCGCTGCGCACCGACGTGCTGGTGATCGGTGCCGGCGTGCTGGGCTCCTGCCTCGCCTACTACCTCTCGGCCGCCGGGCAGGAGGTGACGGTGGTCGATCGCGACGACATCAACCTGCAGGCCTCGGGGGCCAATGCCGGCAGCCTGCATGTGCAGCTGCTGTCCTTCGATTTCGGCGCCCGCGCGCAGGCCGGCGGCGGCCCGGCCGCGGCCACGCTGCCGCTCGGACCGAAGTCCGTGAAGCTCTGGCAACAGATCGAGGCCGATTGCGGCGAAGATCTGGAGATCAAGATCACCGGCGGCCTGATGGTGGCCGACAGCGACGCCGGCATGCGCTTCCTCGAGGCCAAGGCCGCGCTGGAGCGCAGCCATGGCATCGAGGCCGAGGTGATCGACGGCGCCACGTTGCGTCGGCTGTCGCCGGCCTTGTCCGGCGAACTGCTGGGCGCAGAGCTCTGCCCGATGGAGGGCAAGATCAACCCGCTGCGCGCCACCTACGCGGTGGCCCGGCGCGCCCAGCAACAGGGCGCCCGACTGCTGCGCGGCTGCGACGTGCAGGCCATCGAGCGGCTGCCCGGCGAAGGCACGGGTTTCGAGGTCCGCACCTCGCGCGGAACGATTCGCGCCGGCCGCATCGTCAATGCGAGCGGCGCCTGGTCGAGCGCGGTGGGCCGTATGCTGGGTGTGACGATCCCGGTCCAGGGCGCGCCGCTGCAGATGATCGTGACCGAGCCCGCGCCGCCGCTGGTCGATCACCTGATCGCGCATGCCGACCGGCACCTGAGCCTCAAGCAGGCGGCCAGCGGCGGCCTGCTGATCGGCGGCGGCTGGACTGCGGCCTTCCACCCGGACATGCGGCTCAACCGCGCCGAGCGCAACAGCATCGAAGGCAACCTGTGGGTGGCGCGCCGCGTGCTGCCGCCAGTGAGCGGGCTGCACATGGTGCGCGCATGGGCCGGCATGAACGTGAACATCGACGGCGCGCCGATCATCGGCGAGGTACCCGGTGTGCCGGGCTTCTACAACGCCGTCACCTCCAACGGCTACACGCTGGCGCCGATCACGGCGAAGCTGGTCGCCGAGCTGATCGCGCACGGCCGCACCGACTTCGACATCAGCCCGTTTCGCATCGACCGCTTTCTCTGA
- a CDS encoding dihydrodipicolinate synthase family protein codes for MTAFRGTYTVLITPMTPDGRHVDVPALKRLVDWQIEEGIHGLIPLGSTGEFLSLTPEERQLVIETCVSTAAKRVPVLIGTGAEWTDECVRLSREAEGMGADGVMIIPPFYSTPTDDELFEHYRKVGEAIGIPIMVYNNPATANVDLKPELVARLSRIDNCKYIKESTLEVTRVRDIIELCGDRMTVFAGILGYESFWLGAQGWVAVCSNLIPKMSARLFELVADERDMPAALALYKKMLPIVRWVGGHRYVAASKDGLTMMGLPVGKPRAPRLPLPPADAADLRRELDRLQLLDSIRA; via the coding sequence ATGACAGCATTTCGAGGCACCTATACGGTGCTCATCACCCCCATGACTCCCGACGGCCGGCACGTCGACGTGCCGGCCCTGAAGAGGCTGGTGGACTGGCAGATCGAAGAGGGCATCCACGGGCTGATCCCGCTGGGCAGCACCGGGGAGTTCCTGTCCCTGACACCGGAGGAGCGCCAGCTGGTCATCGAAACCTGCGTCAGCACCGCTGCAAAACGCGTGCCGGTCCTGATCGGCACCGGCGCGGAGTGGACCGACGAGTGCGTGCGCCTGAGCCGCGAGGCCGAGGGCATGGGCGCCGACGGCGTGATGATCATCCCGCCCTTCTACAGCACGCCCACCGACGACGAGCTTTTCGAGCACTACCGCAAGGTGGGCGAGGCGATCGGCATCCCCATCATGGTCTACAACAACCCGGCCACCGCCAACGTGGACCTCAAGCCCGAGCTGGTGGCGCGCCTCTCGCGCATCGACAACTGCAAGTACATCAAGGAGTCGACGCTCGAAGTGACCCGCGTGCGCGACATCATCGAACTGTGCGGCGACCGCATGACGGTGTTCGCCGGCATCCTCGGCTACGAGTCCTTCTGGCTCGGCGCCCAGGGCTGGGTGGCGGTGTGCTCCAACCTGATCCCGAAGATGTCGGCGCGGCTCTTCGAGCTGGTGGCCGACGAGCGCGACATGCCCGCTGCGCTGGCGCTCTACAAGAAGATGCTGCCGATCGTGCGCTGGGTCGGTGGCCATCGCTATGTCGCGGCCTCCAAGGACGGGCTCACGATGATGGGCCTGCCGGTCGGCAAGCCGCGGGCCCCGCGCCTGCCGCTGCCGCCGGCCGACGCGGCCGATCTGCGCCGCGAGCTCGATCGCCTGCAACTCCTCGATTCGATCCGCGCTTGA
- a CDS encoding ABC transporter substrate-binding protein, which translates to MKLLPALVSASVFFLLGAGTANAQACKSPVPDSALVKKGTLVMSVNPTLPPLQFVDQTGALKGMRVELGEAIAKRLCLTPEYVRIEFSAMIPGLQAGRWDVINTGIFYTEERAKLMQMLIYEDQAISISTAKGNPLKISKPDDLSGKSIGVEIGGFEERKARELDKQLTDKGMKGMTIRTFENFAMAFQALRAGQVEVALSIDSTSAEYQKRGDFDRVLHGLFPTPVALATRNREVAAAMAKVLNDMKADGSFQKLFDQYGVKPFDGPVTVKGPAS; encoded by the coding sequence ATGAAACTGCTTCCCGCTCTCGTGTCGGCCTCGGTTTTCTTCCTTCTCGGCGCTGGCACCGCGAACGCGCAGGCCTGCAAGTCGCCGGTGCCCGATTCGGCACTGGTCAAGAAGGGCACCCTCGTGATGTCCGTCAATCCCACACTGCCGCCGTTGCAGTTCGTCGACCAGACGGGCGCGCTCAAGGGCATGCGCGTGGAGCTGGGCGAGGCGATCGCCAAGCGCCTGTGCCTGACGCCCGAGTACGTGCGCATCGAGTTCTCCGCCATGATCCCGGGTCTGCAGGCGGGCCGCTGGGATGTCATCAACACCGGCATCTTCTACACCGAGGAGCGCGCCAAGCTGATGCAGATGCTGATCTACGAGGACCAGGCCATCAGCATCAGCACCGCCAAGGGCAATCCGCTGAAGATCAGCAAGCCGGATGACCTGTCGGGCAAGAGCATCGGCGTCGAGATCGGCGGCTTCGAGGAGCGCAAGGCACGCGAGCTCGACAAGCAGCTCACGGACAAGGGGATGAAGGGCATGACCATCCGCACCTTCGAGAACTTCGCGATGGCCTTCCAGGCGCTGCGCGCGGGCCAGGTCGAAGTTGCGCTGTCGATCGATTCCACCAGCGCCGAGTACCAGAAGCGCGGCGATTTCGACCGCGTCCTGCACGGCCTGTTCCCGACCCCGGTCGCGCTGGCCACCCGCAACCGCGAGGTCGCCGCCGCCATGGCCAAGGTGCTCAATGACATGAAGGCCGACGGCAGCTTCCAGAAGCTGTTCGACCAGTACGGCGTGAAGCCCTTCGATGGTCCCGTGACCGTCAAGGGCCCGGCGAGCTGA
- a CDS encoding amino acid ABC transporter permease produces MGQGWSWSGFTDYLFNPYLLSGAVTTLWLTLAAIAGGLVVGCALALARLSSRRWLNAPAHFYIWVFRGTPLLVQLIIIYTGLPQLGLKLSVIESALLGLILNEAAYLAEIVRGGIQSISVGQTNAARAVGFSNAQTMRYIVMPQAMRLIVPTLGNSINGLLKTTSITSVISMEELLRRTQVLIQEKFMVLELFLVAALYYLLMTTAWDFVQRRIERHYGRAYGNASAPAATPPEAALEQR; encoded by the coding sequence ATGGGACAAGGCTGGAGCTGGTCGGGATTCACCGACTACCTGTTCAACCCCTACCTGCTGAGCGGCGCGGTGACCACCCTGTGGCTCACGCTGGCTGCCATCGCCGGCGGGCTGGTGGTGGGCTGCGCGCTGGCCTTGGCCCGGCTGTCCAGCCGCCGCTGGCTCAACGCGCCGGCGCACTTCTACATCTGGGTGTTCCGCGGCACGCCGCTCCTGGTGCAGCTGATCATCATCTACACCGGCCTGCCGCAGCTGGGTCTGAAACTGTCGGTCATCGAGTCGGCGCTCCTGGGCCTGATCCTCAACGAGGCGGCCTACCTCGCCGAGATCGTGCGCGGCGGCATCCAGTCGATTTCGGTGGGCCAGACCAACGCGGCGCGTGCCGTCGGCTTCAGCAACGCGCAAACCATGCGGTACATCGTCATGCCACAGGCGATGCGGCTGATCGTGCCGACGCTGGGCAACAGCATCAACGGCCTGCTGAAGACCACTTCGATCACCTCGGTGATCTCGATGGAGGAACTGCTGCGCCGCACCCAGGTGCTGATCCAGGAAAAGTTCATGGTGCTCGAGCTGTTCCTGGTCGCGGCCCTCTACTACCTGCTGATGACCACCGCCTGGGACTTCGTGCAGCGCCGCATCGAGCGCCATTACGGCCGCGCCTATGGCAACGCGAGTGCGCCCGCGGCGACACCGCCCGAGGCTGCGCTCGAGCAGCGTTAG